The Acidimicrobiia bacterium region CCTGATACGCCAGTCTCCGCGTCCGAGCCGGGGGGAGGTCACTGCGGCTCTGTCATCGAATCTGTGCAGGTGCACGGGCTATGGGCCGATCGGCGCGGCGGTTGGGGAGTGCTTGGACCAGATCGAAACCCCTGGCGGTTCATCAGCTCTCGGTACGTAAAGATCTGACTTGGACCTGATCCTGGGTACTGGTTGACGGTCCATCGATGTAATCGTAAACTATTCTGAATCAGTTAGGTATTCAAGGTCGGCCTCGACAGAAGCCACCGCCGAACTGACAACGGAGGGAGTCGGAGTTCATGAAGCTTCTCAAGCGTTGGCCAGCACTACTTATCGCGTTGGCACTGGTTCTGGCCGCATGTGGCGCAGACGAAGGGTCAGATACCACAACGTCCACCGCGCCTGCAGACGAACCAGTAGTCACCGCGACGACTGCGTCGACTGAGCCCGGAGACGAACCAGCAACCACTACTACGAGTACTACGTCGCCAGATGAAGCCATGGAGGCCGAGGTCGCGGCCTTCTACTCGGACAATGACATACACCTCATGAGTGGTGGAGGTGTCGGCGGTGGAGCCTATACCTACACAGAGTTGGTGGGCAGGTACATCGGACAATACATCCCCGGTAACCCCGAAGTCATCGTTGAGGCACGGCCGGGTGCGGGGACCATGATCAACGCGATCGCACTCTTCAACACCGA contains the following coding sequences:
- a CDS encoding 2Fe-2S iron-sulfur cluster-binding protein, giving the protein MRNFDEQPWGISASGVKAFVRHAALQCGFCTPGFLMEALALIRQSPRPSRGEVTAALSSNLCRCTGYGPIGAAVGECLDQIETPGGSSALGT